One part of the candidate division KSB1 bacterium genome encodes these proteins:
- a CDS encoding carboxymuconolactone decarboxylase family protein: protein MAWIKTIKENAAQDSLKEFYKKHMTPEGVVDNILKIHSLNVPSLQGHYDFYRTLMYGKSDLSRVQREMIAVVVSVINKCHY, encoded by the coding sequence ATGGCGTGGATAAAAACCATCAAAGAAAATGCAGCTCAGGACTCGCTAAAAGAGTTTTACAAAAAACATATGACCCCTGAAGGCGTTGTCGACAACATTCTTAAAATTCACAGCCTGAATGTGCCTTCGCTGCAAGGGCATTATGATTTTTATCGCACGCTCATGTACGGAAAATCAGATTTGAGCCGGGTGCAACGAGAGATGATCGCGGTGGTGGTTTCCGTGATCAACAAATGCCACTACTGA